The genomic stretch ATGGATCTAGGGGCAATGAGCTGAAGGAAAATTATTCTATGAGAAATGCttacatttcttaaaaacaataatCAGAAATGCATGCACCTCTTTCTGCCTTTATGAAGAGGTAATATTCTTAATTTGATGAATTTCAGAGTGACATTGAAGAAGTCAGTATAAATAAGGAGCAAATTGACAAGTTTTGCAAAGAACACAAATTCATTGCTTGGTTTCCaacatcagcaaaaacaaacacaaatattggtGAGTCACATGTTATTTCTCTACTTTTCTTCGCTAGTTATGCATTGGAAATGTGTGAAAATACTGAgtacaacataataataatctgGTAACATATAGCCATATGTTTCCCAATTAAAATCATGCCCGCAATGCTTTACAAAAGCTACCAATTTACTAATTGAAAAATATTCCATGCACCATCATCGTCCCTCCCTgactgacacacatacacactacagACCCATCTACAACCTAAGGAATCATCTTGTTAAAGCCACACATAGGCACAATGCACACAAAGCATTCATGAGTTATCATTTTTCATGGGCTAATGAAGTGGGACAGTGGTAAACAAGAAGATCACAACTGACAGGGTGTTTTCCCTACCCTAAGGGCAAGCTCAAgtgcttcacaaaaataaatttttactgCAGTCTACAGAAAATTTGATATCCAGATTTTCAGCTGTGGACAGTTTCCTGATATGATGTTGCATGTTATTCCCTCAGAaatgccaataataataattctggAATTGAGGTAACTGATGTGCCTCCTGTTTCAGTGCATTTACAAggtaaacacaaaatacaagtCTTAGTGCATGTGAAGATTCTAATTTAAATATATTGGTATTTTTGAACTATTTTCATTATGAATAAGACTATATATCATTGTCTGATGGAAAAATTATCCTTATATAGTTCTTCTACATTCTGCTAAGTAAATCTGCTTCCCCATCTGCTTGTTGAAAACTGTTGCAGATGAAGCCATGAACTTCCTGGTTAAGTTTATCTTGGACCTTCCAGAAGAAAGTCATCTGCCAGCTCCTGATCGACATTCATTGCCCAACTCTCTCGTTTCCTCCATGGATAATTCCTATACCAGAAGTCTGACTGACAAAGACATGCCAAAAAGATGGTACTGCTGCAGCTGAGAGTACATTGCATTGCCTGTTTATACTGAGAATTCTTGTGCTTTTGCTTTGGAAATGCTAGTGTatgctctttttcttgttattcttttATGTCTTCAGGTAATGAAGGcacttgaaaattaaaatatttatgtaactgATTGAGCCATAatacatatttaatatatatCTTGTTACTTTTACACAGAAACATGACATCTAAAATTATATAGCtctatgtatatgtatacatgtgttgtAGGTCACAATGTAATTATACTACTTGTGGGGGTTTTCCCAGAAAAGCAAGTAAGTAAATTTACATCTCATTGAGAGCCTCTGATGATAAAAGACATGAATATTGCTTGTTGCAATCAAGGACAAGCAAAGCCTAGTGCTTTCAAACAAACTCTAAAGGCCAGACTTCAAAAATACAGCAAGTTATgcttgaaaagaaacaaaaagaatttataaTGAAGCTcatgtgataaaatatttctaactTGGCATATACCCTactgtttacttctttttatttttccttggtTTTGAAAGCACAGCAATAAAATTGCTTTGAATATGaaatgaattaaacaatttactTGAAACGGTAGagaattattttacaaactttttccTTTTGGTTGTTCTGTACTGCATACTCAATAAATGTACTGAGAAAATTGTATCAACAGCTTTGATGTCTGAAGTCTATGTTACCTATGGAGATCTCATTTTGTAGATTTTCAGTttagtaattataaaaaattgcCTAACATGAATTTCTAATTTATGGTTTTGTGACTGTACTGATAAAGACATTACtatttttaaggaaaagaagaaaacacaaggtATTAGATGTTCTTACACAAAGATATaaagcactatcttgaattgccccttgggatcaataaagttgtaatCAAATACATGGTGTAGGCCCCCTCAGCAAGCTTTCTGagtgtaaaaatagttttatgtgaACGACATATTTATAGGTTGTGCTTGagtacagaatttttttaatctgtacatttaaaaatggctctttatgtttaaaagtgtggaattatttactttattttttggggtgggagggaggaggtgggaggTAGAGTCTGGTCAAAGTGACAAATTGatccagtttatttttagatttcTACTTTTGGAAGGGTGTGACCAAATGGCAGTGGGCTTGCAGACCACTGAGTTTCAATATCTGGCGATTTGTGCCACTGGTGAATGATTGATTCTGTTATGATGGTGCTTATCTACATTGTGCACACATCTGTTATTTGTTGACCTCAAAGCTTTTCTTTTCACgtgtaccaaaaaaaacaaaaaaaaacaaaaaaaaacaaccaacatttatgtaaaaatacaaCCAATGCATGTTGTTGAGAGTTTGAAGTGTGACAGACTTTTAATAAAATGCATGCCATTATCAGGATTTCCTGTTGTGATCTATTTCAAATATATACTTCCATGCACACTTTCGGGCATATGAACACAAACTTTCATGCTAAGAATGCACAATACTTTATAAACTCCTCTAAAATAATTTCCTGTTATTTTCAAATAGTTTATCTTGGTTGTACTTCATCCCCCACTCATTTTATGGTTAATCTtcgttttaaatatatttgtacttCTGGaattcatttcatcatcattcaaGATCACCAATACACATCTCACTTTGATAGCCAGAAGAGAGCaagcatattttgttttaaagactaaTTTTATGCTTACAATGCATGCCATTAAAATGAAACGTTTGTTAAAagtcaatttatttattatttaaatacacATTATATACAATTGACACTGTAAGttatttttatcaacatatGTAATTATTGAGTACAATGTTCAGGAACCTGGAATGTTGCAAAGGAGAGATAGATATGGCCATCATTGGAGACAGTCTGTATGATAAGCAATTCTAAGTAAAATATTGCACATAAATTACATATAGTCTATTTCTAAACTCTGTCCAAAGGCATAGTTACAAACTGTCACCAGTTATCAAGGAAATCAAAGCCTGTCTTGGGAAGTTCAATGTCATCTGTGGAGCTCTGtaacaatatatacataaaatggtATTATTACTAAGCACATGaggatatcttttttttttcttactctcatGGTCTGCAAGTACAAATTACTACTTTTTTAAAGGTTGTGTTGCCTGCAGTAGCcatattttccattttattagTCCTCTATTATAGCTTGAATTTTACCACTATATCAgtgaaactaaaagaaatattatcttAACAGTTAGTGTTGAGAAGATGTATAAATTACTATTATCAAATGAACAAGACTGGTTTCTTATGTTTGTTAGCATGATGGCTAAAAGAAGAGTTCTTTTACATAACATAAATTGAATAGCCAGCATGTAACTGAGATATGTCTGGAATGAAAGGACATACACTTAATGCGATGTTCTGAACGAAACATATTTAAGagttttaagcaaaatgttCTACTCACACTGTTCTGTGCAGACAGCAATACTCCAGCCTGCCCCTTTACAATATACAGTACCTCCTCTTTATCTAACTCCTCTGAATCTGCACTTGATGGCTTTAAAAGTTGTGTGGTGTGGTCTGGACTGCTTTCTGCTGATATCTTGCCAGTAGTTTCGCCACGTTCCATCTCCATGGTATCAGGCTCTTTTACTGAAGATATGATTGACTGTTTTAAAACAGGCACTGTCTGCTTTATGTCGTCATCAGAATCTGTAGATGTCTGCCCAACAAAATTTGACCACATGACTGGATTGCTGAATGCATTCCTGTCCTCTTCTTTTGAGTCCTTTATAAGTAACTGTTGGGCAGCATCAGCAGATGACTTCCCTTTATTagtatcttttttaaaactgccaGTCTGATGAGTCTTGTTTGGAGAAGTAGTCTTTTTTCCCTTGTTAACTTTTGCTGATGACACCTGTATGTCTGACTGCTTGTCGGTGGTTATATTTTGAAGTGTCTTCACTTCTGGTGAAGTAAGCACCACCCCATGGGATGGGCTTGCAGAAGCAGAGAGGTCATTAACACTTCCTTCAAAAGCTGGATTAACTTCCTCTAGCAGACTTTCCACCAAACTGGCCGATCCAGATGGACTATGCACAGGTGTTTGAAATTCTAGACATCCACACCCACTGTATTCTTCTAGCACTACTTGTGTCCATGTAGGTGCATttagtgaaaaatatttatcatttctaATGACTTGGTCTGTTTCCTGCTCCTCTGTTTCTGACTTGACACATCTGTTATGTTGCTTTGTAAGGTTTTCATTGTCCAAATCTAAAAGTGTGAGATCCTGCTGACTCTGAAGATCACAAGTGTTAAGAAAGTCAGATGCAGACAATCACTGCAAAGGCTATATCTAGCAGAACATTTGCAACTGACAGATTAAataccaaaataaattacaaaataaaacaattgaaGAATAGCAAGCAACTATCTTCTAAGATTATTACTGGAGAAAATACttaaaacataaacactttTTATCATCCCATTGTTCAAGAGAATGCACTACACATGAGCGagtacacaaatatacactCTTAATGACAAATGCATGGCTCACCTTGGACTTCCATGAGAAAGGACCAGAGTGCTCATCACGCCATGTCCAtatctaaaaaacaaaagtatagattgaaacaaatatttattccaGAAATGGGACAGAATACTGGATGATTAGACagtcttttattgtttctctAGAGCAAAGCTATATCAAACACATCAAAATCGAAATCAGATTTTAAGACTCTTTATAAAGCAAAGCAAGAGATAACCGTACCTTTGTATCATTACATtggtttacataaaattaagtATGTTTGTGCACTAATTGTAACACATCTGTTGACTGGcgggaacaaacaaaaatatcatactctgaatgaagaatgaataaaattttatagTGCACACAGACGCATACACAACATGCATATCTGTCCTTTTCTCCCAAGAAGCGCGCATGTCATTCACAATCAAATGGCTGCATAAAGTTATATGTATATGGTATGATATTACATCGTTTTCGTCCACCATAATCTTTTCTCCTGACGATAATTTGAGTACTGGCCAACACTGTTTCATTTTCTCGTTCCCTTCCTTGTCTGAAGCTTTGGAAGGATACAGCTGGCGTATTGAGTAGGGTACATACAGGTCGTTGAGTAATTCTTCTTGCTGTTCGGGTGAATATTTTGTCCACCTGTTTCCTAAATATTTGATTAAAGACTTTTCACGCAAAGCTATTTTCTTAGAAATGTGGTTGAAAGAAGCAAAGTACGAGAGAATTTTCAGCTCCTCCATGTCGCTCTGATCGtcatgtgcgcatgcgcatctcAACTTCCGGCGAGGCCATGGAGGACTTCAGCGCCAACGGT from Pomacea canaliculata isolate SZHN2017 linkage group LG8, ASM307304v1, whole genome shotgun sequence encodes the following:
- the LOC112570246 gene encoding uncharacterized protein C1orf198 homolog; protein product: MEELKILSYFASFNHISKKIALREKSLIKYLGNRWTKYSPEQQEELLNDLYVPYSIRQLYPSKASDKEGNEKMKQCWPVLKLSSGEKIMVDENDIWTWRDEHSGPFSWKSKSQQDLTLLDLDNENLTKQHNRCVKSETEEQETDQVIRNDKYFSLNAPTWTQVVLEEYSGCGCLEFQTPVHSPSGSASLVESLLEEVNPAFEGSVNDLSASASPSHGVVLTSPEVKTLQNITTDKQSDIQVSSAKVNKGKKTTSPNKTHQTGSFKKDTNKGKSSADAAQQLLIKDSKEEDRNAFSNPVMWSNFVGQTSTDSDDDIKQTVPVLKQSIISSVKEPDTMEMERGETTGKISAESSPDHTTQLLKPSSADSEELDKEEVLYIVKGQAGVLLSAQNSSSTDDIELPKTGFDFLDNW